A single Garra rufa chromosome 9, GarRuf1.0, whole genome shotgun sequence DNA region contains:
- the LOC141342886 gene encoding cell adhesion molecule CEACAM20-like isoform X1, which produces MTAWSSIMMVSHGLYGTLWMLSFFGLFLSEGLQFSELTTGAVGGSVVFAPDNLPSTSISTVLWNFETAIILTAGSDSTTIAAAYRGRVSFDINTLALELWNLTLGDSGIYRLTVLTTAGNELTGETSLQVFENITNVRLTGPDKPLIEGESSANIISEGTGTITSVQWMKDNSPLSPSNSIIFSSDNRSVSISPVQRSDSGEYQCIYTNPVSSGMAKLRLIINYGPEDVSIQGEDVVDLGVRVSLSCSAKSQPSASFSWKFNGSDAGVTTDTFTIDQTDFTHSGDYECTALNSVTERSATQKHALLVKVGGAVIEGGGLTSGAIAGIVIGVLVAVAGICGLILYLTKTKKIPKISLPKSGPARGGAQNRQDAELNYADISHFQKANGDRVNLGNDNEPATQYAEVKHGGKSRAPPPPYGSQISGRIH; this is translated from the exons ATGACAGCTTGGAGTTCGATCATGATGGTTTCTCATGGCTTATATGGGACCCTGTGGATGTTGTCGTTTTTTG GTCTTTTTTTAAGTGAAGGCCTGCAGTTTTCTGAGCTGACTACTGGAGCAGTAGGAGGAAGTGTGGTGTTTGCCCCTGATAACCTACCCTCCACATCAATTAGTACAGTTCTGTGGAATTTTGAAACAGCTATTATATTGACAGCAGGGTCTGATTCCACTACAATAGCCGCAGCATACAGAGGCAGAGTCAGTTTTGACATAAACACTCTCGCTCTGGAGCTCTGGAACCTGACACTGGGTGATTCTGGAATATACAGATTGACTGTACTTACTACTGCTGGAAATGAACTTACAGGAGAAACTTCATTACAAGTGTTCG AAAACATAACTAATGTCAGGCTTACTGGTCCAGATAAACCATTAATAGAGGGAGAATCATCTGCTAACATCATCTCGGAGGGAACTGGCACCATCACCTCTGTGCAGTGGATGAAAGATAACAGTCCTCTGTCTCCTAGCAACAGCATCATCTTCTCATCTGATAACAGATCAGTGTCCATCAGTCCAGTGCAGAGATCAGACAGTGGAGAATATCAGTGTATATATACAAACCCTGTCAGCTCTGGGATGGCAAAACTCAGACTGATCATCAACT ATGGACCAGAAGATGTTTCTATTCAGGGTGAGGATGTGGTGGATTTAGGGGTTCGTGTGTCACTATCTTGCTCTGCAAAATCTCAGCCTTCTGCCTCATTCAGCTGGAAGTTTAATGGATCAGACGCTGGTGTGACCACAGACACATTCACCATAGATCAGACTGACTTCACACACAGTGGAGATTATGAATGCACAGCTTTGAATAGTGTCACAGAGAGAAGTGCCACACAAAAACATGCTTTACTAGTTAAAG TAGGGGGAGCAGTAATAGAAGGAGGAGGGCTGACATCAGGGGCTATAGCTGGGATTGTCATTGGGGTTTTAGTGGCAGTTGCAGGCATTTGTGGTCTGATTTTGTATTTAACAAAAACTAAGAAAAT CCCAAAAATAAGCCTTCCAAAAAGTGGACCAGCAAGGGGAG GAGCACAAAACAGACAGGATGCT GAGTTGAACTACGCAGACATCAGCCATTTCCAGAAGGCTAATGGAGACCGAGTGAACCTAGGGAATGACAATGAACCTGCAACACAGTATGCAGAAGTAAAACATGGAGGGAAGTCAAGGGCTCCTCCACCTCCCTATGGAAGTCAGATAAGCGGTCGCATTCATTAA
- the LOC141342886 gene encoding cell adhesion molecule CEACAM20-like isoform X3 — protein sequence MTAWSSIMMVSHGLYGTLWMLSFFGLFLSEGLQFSELTTGAVGGSVVFAPDNLPSTSISTVLWNFETAIILTAGSDSTTIAAAYRGRVSFDINTLALELWNLTLGDSGIYRLTVLTTAGNELTGETSLQVFENITNVRLTGPDKPLIEGESSANIISEGTGTITSVQWMKDNSPLSPSNSIIFSSDNRSVSISPVQRSDSGEYQCIYTNPVSSGMAKLRLIINYGPEDVSIQGEDVVDLGVRVSLSCSAKSQPSASFSWKFNGSDAGVTTDTFTIDQTDFTHSGDYECTALNSVTERSATQKHALLVKVGGAVIEGGGLTSGAIAGIVIGVLVAVAGICGLILYLTKTKKIPKISLPKSGPARGGAQNRQDAVSK from the exons ATGACAGCTTGGAGTTCGATCATGATGGTTTCTCATGGCTTATATGGGACCCTGTGGATGTTGTCGTTTTTTG GTCTTTTTTTAAGTGAAGGCCTGCAGTTTTCTGAGCTGACTACTGGAGCAGTAGGAGGAAGTGTGGTGTTTGCCCCTGATAACCTACCCTCCACATCAATTAGTACAGTTCTGTGGAATTTTGAAACAGCTATTATATTGACAGCAGGGTCTGATTCCACTACAATAGCCGCAGCATACAGAGGCAGAGTCAGTTTTGACATAAACACTCTCGCTCTGGAGCTCTGGAACCTGACACTGGGTGATTCTGGAATATACAGATTGACTGTACTTACTACTGCTGGAAATGAACTTACAGGAGAAACTTCATTACAAGTGTTCG AAAACATAACTAATGTCAGGCTTACTGGTCCAGATAAACCATTAATAGAGGGAGAATCATCTGCTAACATCATCTCGGAGGGAACTGGCACCATCACCTCTGTGCAGTGGATGAAAGATAACAGTCCTCTGTCTCCTAGCAACAGCATCATCTTCTCATCTGATAACAGATCAGTGTCCATCAGTCCAGTGCAGAGATCAGACAGTGGAGAATATCAGTGTATATATACAAACCCTGTCAGCTCTGGGATGGCAAAACTCAGACTGATCATCAACT ATGGACCAGAAGATGTTTCTATTCAGGGTGAGGATGTGGTGGATTTAGGGGTTCGTGTGTCACTATCTTGCTCTGCAAAATCTCAGCCTTCTGCCTCATTCAGCTGGAAGTTTAATGGATCAGACGCTGGTGTGACCACAGACACATTCACCATAGATCAGACTGACTTCACACACAGTGGAGATTATGAATGCACAGCTTTGAATAGTGTCACAGAGAGAAGTGCCACACAAAAACATGCTTTACTAGTTAAAG TAGGGGGAGCAGTAATAGAAGGAGGAGGGCTGACATCAGGGGCTATAGCTGGGATTGTCATTGGGGTTTTAGTGGCAGTTGCAGGCATTTGTGGTCTGATTTTGTATTTAACAAAAACTAAGAAAAT CCCAAAAATAAGCCTTCCAAAAAGTGGACCAGCAAGGGGAG GAGCACAAAACAGACAGGATGCT GTGAGCAAGTGA
- the LOC141342886 gene encoding cell adhesion molecule CEACAM6-like isoform X2, translated as MTAWSSIMMVSHGLYGTLWMLSFFGLFLSEGLQFSELTTGAVGGSVVFAPDNLPSTSISTVLWNFETAIILTAGSDSTTIAAAYRGRVSFDINTLALELWNLTLGDSGIYRLTVLTTAGNELTGETSLQVFENITNVRLTGPDKPLIEGESSANIISEGTGTITSVQWMKDNSPLSPSNSIIFSSDNRSVSISPVQRSDSGEYQCIYTNPVSSGMAKLRLIINYGPEDVSIQGEDVVDLGVRVSLSCSAKSQPSASFSWKFNGSDAGVTTDTFTIDQTDFTHSGDYECTALNSVTERSATQKHALLVKGGAVIEGGGLTSGAIAGIVIGVLVAVAGICGLILYLTKTKKIPKISLPKSGPARGGAQNRQDAELNYADISHFQKANGDRVNLGNDNEPATQYAEVKHGGKSRAPPPPYGSQISGRIH; from the exons ATGACAGCTTGGAGTTCGATCATGATGGTTTCTCATGGCTTATATGGGACCCTGTGGATGTTGTCGTTTTTTG GTCTTTTTTTAAGTGAAGGCCTGCAGTTTTCTGAGCTGACTACTGGAGCAGTAGGAGGAAGTGTGGTGTTTGCCCCTGATAACCTACCCTCCACATCAATTAGTACAGTTCTGTGGAATTTTGAAACAGCTATTATATTGACAGCAGGGTCTGATTCCACTACAATAGCCGCAGCATACAGAGGCAGAGTCAGTTTTGACATAAACACTCTCGCTCTGGAGCTCTGGAACCTGACACTGGGTGATTCTGGAATATACAGATTGACTGTACTTACTACTGCTGGAAATGAACTTACAGGAGAAACTTCATTACAAGTGTTCG AAAACATAACTAATGTCAGGCTTACTGGTCCAGATAAACCATTAATAGAGGGAGAATCATCTGCTAACATCATCTCGGAGGGAACTGGCACCATCACCTCTGTGCAGTGGATGAAAGATAACAGTCCTCTGTCTCCTAGCAACAGCATCATCTTCTCATCTGATAACAGATCAGTGTCCATCAGTCCAGTGCAGAGATCAGACAGTGGAGAATATCAGTGTATATATACAAACCCTGTCAGCTCTGGGATGGCAAAACTCAGACTGATCATCAACT ATGGACCAGAAGATGTTTCTATTCAGGGTGAGGATGTGGTGGATTTAGGGGTTCGTGTGTCACTATCTTGCTCTGCAAAATCTCAGCCTTCTGCCTCATTCAGCTGGAAGTTTAATGGATCAGACGCTGGTGTGACCACAGACACATTCACCATAGATCAGACTGACTTCACACACAGTGGAGATTATGAATGCACAGCTTTGAATAGTGTCACAGAGAGAAGTGCCACACAAAAACATGCTTTACTAGTTAAAG GGGGAGCAGTAATAGAAGGAGGAGGGCTGACATCAGGGGCTATAGCTGGGATTGTCATTGGGGTTTTAGTGGCAGTTGCAGGCATTTGTGGTCTGATTTTGTATTTAACAAAAACTAAGAAAAT CCCAAAAATAAGCCTTCCAAAAAGTGGACCAGCAAGGGGAG GAGCACAAAACAGACAGGATGCT GAGTTGAACTACGCAGACATCAGCCATTTCCAGAAGGCTAATGGAGACCGAGTGAACCTAGGGAATGACAATGAACCTGCAACACAGTATGCAGAAGTAAAACATGGAGGGAAGTCAAGGGCTCCTCCACCTCCCTATGGAAGTCAGATAAGCGGTCGCATTCATTAA